Proteins encoded together in one Deltaproteobacteria bacterium window:
- the flgG gene encoding flagellar basal-body rod protein FlgG: MLRTLWIASTGMQAQNMNIDVIANNLANVNTAGFKKSRIDFQDLLYQTMRPAGVSSAQGNEVPTGIQLGHGTRSVATQKIFSEGDFQATNNELDMAIEGDGFFQILQPNGETAYTRSGAFKLDSDGRIVTSDGFSLEPEITIPDDATSISIGSDGTVSVLQAGDVEPSEIGSIELVKFLNPGGLNSIGKNLFLPTKASGDEITGTPGEDGFGTLSQGYVEMSNVNVVEEMVHMIAAQRAYEINSKAIKAADDILQMANNIKR; the protein is encoded by the coding sequence ATGTTACGAACATTGTGGATTGCGTCCACCGGGATGCAGGCGCAGAATATGAATATTGACGTGATTGCCAATAACCTGGCCAATGTCAATACAGCGGGTTTCAAAAAAAGCCGAATCGATTTTCAGGACCTCTTGTATCAGACGATGCGGCCGGCCGGAGTATCCTCGGCCCAGGGGAACGAGGTGCCGACGGGAATCCAACTGGGCCATGGAACACGTTCGGTTGCCACCCAGAAAATCTTCAGCGAGGGAGATTTCCAGGCAACCAATAATGAGCTGGATATGGCCATTGAGGGGGATGGTTTTTTCCAGATCCTTCAGCCCAACGGAGAAACCGCCTATACGAGATCCGGGGCATTCAAGCTGGACAGCGATGGACGAATCGTTACTTCTGACGGGTTTTCACTGGAGCCGGAGATAACCATTCCAGACGATGCCACTTCCATATCCATCGGATCGGATGGGACGGTATCGGTACTTCAGGCAGGAGATGTCGAGCCCAGCGAAATCGGCAGCATAGAATTGGTCAAGTTCCTGAACCCCGGGGGGCTCAACAGCATCGGAAAAAACCTCTTTCTTCCCACAAAAGCATCAGGAGATGAGATCACCGGGACGCCTGGCGAAGACGGATTCGGGACCCTTTCCCAAGGTTATGTGGAGATGTCAAATGTCAATGTGGTGGAAGAGATGGTGCATATGATTGCCGCCCAGAGGGCATATGAGATCAACAGCAAGGCCATCAAGGCGGCTGATGATATCCTTCAGATGGCAAACAACATCAAACGGTAA
- the flgF gene encoding flagellar basal-body rod protein FlgF, whose amino-acid sequence MSQALFSAASGATYHEKRLDILANNLSNINTAGFKQDRLIFRVPKEKPTGVEDSKVMTSLYAPAPLPSGTTIDFTQGDLKHTDHPLDLALDGSGFFCIQSPDGRQYTRNGSFALNQEGVLVTKAGYPVEGEGGTITISGQDVRIDESGTVYADGAPVGAIKVVRVLDLHNLRKMGETMFAPSQREAREVKSEDAMVKQGFIEMSNVNGLRAMTEMIDVMRGYESYQKVIQHLDDVTRRAITDVGKL is encoded by the coding sequence ATGAGCCAGGCCTTGTTTTCCGCTGCTTCAGGCGCCACATATCATGAAAAGAGATTGGATATCCTGGCAAACAATTTGTCCAATATCAATACGGCCGGATTTAAGCAGGACAGACTGATCTTCAGGGTCCCGAAAGAGAAGCCAACCGGGGTGGAGGATTCAAAAGTGATGACTTCCCTGTACGCACCTGCCCCTCTGCCTTCCGGGACCACCATAGATTTTACCCAGGGCGACCTCAAACACACCGACCATCCCCTGGACCTTGCCCTGGATGGGAGCGGCTTCTTCTGTATCCAATCCCCCGATGGAAGACAGTATACCCGGAACGGCAGTTTCGCCCTCAATCAGGAAGGGGTGCTGGTCACAAAAGCGGGGTATCCGGTTGAGGGCGAGGGCGGCACCATAACCATATCCGGACAGGATGTGAGGATTGACGAGAGTGGGACTGTGTATGCGGACGGAGCGCCCGTCGGCGCCATAAAAGTGGTCAGGGTTCTGGATCTTCACAACCTCAGGAAGATGGGTGAAACCATGTTCGCACCGTCCCAGAGAGAGGCCAGAGAAGTCAAGAGTGAGGATGCCATGGTGAAACAAGGCTTTATTGAAATGTCTAACGTGAACGGTTTGCGGGCCATGACCGAGATGATCGATGTGATGAGGGGATATGAATCGTATCAAAAGGTGATCCAGCATCTTGATGATGTCACCCGCAGGGCGATAACGGATGTGGGCAAACTGTAG
- a CDS encoding DUF2802 domain-containing protein produces the protein MVEQIQWIGDVVAICMCAVTVVLLVHQRARYRRNFPMRGVAGSVRDFNQEFRKLTRADRASLATLGEFEGGESANPENIIDNDPPIAQPLSDPVQERGHAEERGCDVSVSSTGDRYKEVKRLADLGLDKDEIFERVGLPKREIELVLKVSRLRAGAGRDVRTGHSFLV, from the coding sequence ATGGTGGAACAGATTCAATGGATTGGAGATGTGGTGGCGATCTGCATGTGTGCGGTTACCGTGGTATTGCTGGTTCATCAGAGGGCCCGGTACAGGCGTAATTTTCCGATGCGGGGCGTCGCGGGAAGCGTGAGGGATTTCAACCAGGAATTCAGGAAATTGACACGGGCGGACAGGGCGTCTCTGGCGACCTTGGGCGAATTCGAGGGGGGGGAGAGTGCAAACCCGGAAAATATCATAGACAATGATCCCCCGATAGCGCAACCCCTCTCCGACCCGGTTCAGGAACGCGGACATGCCGAGGAAAGAGGTTGCGATGTGTCTGTTTCATCCACGGGTGATCGCTACAAAGAGGTGAAGAGACTTGCCGATTTGGGTCTTGATAAGGATGAAATTTTTGAGAGGGTTGGGCTGCCCAAAAGGGAGATTGAACTGGTTTTGAAGGTGAGTCGTCTGAGAGCCGGCGCCGGGAGGGATGTTCGGACCGGTCATTCATTTTTGGTTTAA
- a CDS encoding FliA/WhiG family RNA polymerase sigma factor, with protein MGLPKWECDAYEQDDVILRNQSILQYLPFVKNIVHRIAVHLPATVEVDDLINAGVIGLMHAMENYDHRRDNKFSTYAVFKVKGAVLTELRSRDHLSRSSRSKIRELMAAHKALEQKLGREATDEEIADEMDLDLDDFYRIRAMSNMSFVSFEEIGLSSKEEKAGLMDYLIDGSGEDPSNLTGLKELKDCIADAIEELPEKEKLVMSLYYWDELNMKEIGATLDITESRVSQIHSQAIIHLRKKLSKMGFGNDEFA; from the coding sequence ATGGGTTTGCCGAAATGGGAATGCGATGCATATGAGCAGGATGATGTCATTCTGAGGAATCAGTCGATCCTCCAGTATCTCCCCTTTGTCAAGAATATCGTACACCGGATTGCCGTGCATCTCCCGGCCACTGTTGAGGTTGACGATCTGATCAATGCAGGGGTGATAGGGTTGATGCACGCCATGGAGAATTATGACCATCGAAGAGACAACAAATTTTCCACCTATGCTGTCTTCAAGGTGAAAGGCGCCGTCCTCACCGAACTTCGTTCCAGAGATCATTTATCGAGATCAAGCCGGAGCAAGATACGGGAACTGATGGCTGCCCATAAGGCCCTTGAACAGAAACTTGGCAGAGAAGCGACCGACGAAGAGATCGCAGATGAGATGGATCTCGATCTCGACGATTTTTACAGAATACGGGCCATGTCCAACATGTCTTTTGTGAGTTTTGAAGAAATAGGCCTTTCTTCCAAAGAAGAAAAGGCCGGCCTCATGGACTATCTGATTGACGGGAGTGGAGAGGACCCATCGAATCTAACGGGTCTGAAGGAACTGAAGGACTGCATTGCCGATGCCATTGAAGAACTTCCGGAGAAGGAAAAGCTCGTAATGTCGCTCTATTATTGGGACGAATTGAATATGAAAGAAATCGGCGCAACTTTGGACATTACCGAATCGAGAGTCTCTCAAATTCACTCACAGGCGATAATCCATTTGAGGAAAAAGTTGAGCAAAATGGGCTTCGGCAATGATGAATTTGCGTGA
- a CDS encoding MinD/ParA family protein — MQHETSRSNVIRLTDKLAEKGTVLGKEPKQTQKSNTRVIAITSGKGGVGKTNIVANLGFAMTQLDKRVLIFDADLGLGNMDVLLGLAPKHNISHVAMGTMNISDIAITGPGNMKILPASSGIESLTHLTDQQRVRILSSLERMLDSVDVFLIDTGAGISANVMYFNSSAQEIIVVVSPEPTSVTDAYALMKVLRLHYSQKYFKLIVNFAKTAKEASELYRQLKLVTDKFLDITLEYTGYVLADEEVRKGVKLQRVVSELCPNSQASKCFAVLAKKICETPALQPPEGVANFFWRNVVEKDCQQ; from the coding sequence ATGCAACATGAGACTTCCCGTAGCAATGTGATCAGATTGACGGATAAACTCGCCGAGAAGGGAACTGTTTTGGGCAAAGAGCCCAAACAGACTCAAAAGTCGAATACCCGCGTCATTGCCATAACGAGCGGAAAGGGAGGCGTGGGAAAGACAAATATTGTCGCTAACCTCGGATTCGCCATGACGCAGCTGGACAAAAGGGTCCTGATCTTCGACGCCGATCTGGGTCTCGGAAATATGGATGTGTTGCTGGGGCTTGCACCCAAGCACAACATCTCCCATGTGGCGATGGGTACGATGAACATATCGGATATTGCCATAACAGGTCCGGGCAATATGAAGATTCTCCCCGCCTCCTCCGGCATCGAATCTCTGACGCACCTGACGGATCAGCAGAGAGTCAGGATCCTTTCTTCCCTTGAGCGTATGCTTGATTCCGTGGATGTCTTCTTAATCGATACAGGTGCGGGCATTTCAGCGAATGTAATGTATTTTAACAGCAGCGCCCAGGAGATTATTGTCGTGGTCTCCCCGGAACCGACGTCTGTTACGGATGCATATGCGTTAATGAAGGTTCTGCGCCTGCACTATTCGCAGAAGTATTTCAAGCTGATTGTCAATTTCGCCAAAACCGCAAAAGAAGCGAGTGAACTGTACAGGCAGCTTAAACTGGTAACGGACAAGTTCCTGGACATTACATTGGAGTATACCGGATATGTACTGGCCGACGAAGAGGTCAGAAAAGGCGTGAAGCTGCAAAGAGTTGTCAGCGAACTTTGCCCCAATTCCCAGGCGAGCAAATGTTTTGCTGTGCTGGCAAAGAAAATCTGCGAGACACCGGCGCTGCAGCCACCGGAAGGCGTCGCCAATTTCTTCTGGAGAAATGTTGTGGAAAAGGATTGTCAGCAATGA
- the flhF gene encoding flagellar biosynthesis protein FlhF — MQIKRFEARDMAEALKMIKREFGPQAVILSARDVTKGKGVLGLLRSPGVEVTAATDTPHGNGKPKMEYFAARKWTLQKGRSAGAGHKDQSDTGASRQLNLGQRERMKRIQPSDPAKPHFRRNDNLIRFLNLYEELLKQGVEETIASGLIESLREEIASEKVLGDAEVKGHLKDQLKELGVTDRIHKMGAEKHRIVVLVGPTGVGKTTTMAKMAVSETFQNGKKIALITLNDHRIGAAAQMEAYGNILDVPVAAVSNQKELKGCLKRFRDKDLILIDTPGISHHDIYEINELKALLEGLDSLEIHLLAAAGTKGKDFESIFNKFNMLHIDWLLFTKIDETIEYGSMLNAVVHAKLPVSYFANGQEIPENIEEGSVDRLIGLLCAGQKKRRAHGLKQLPEENSRTLEWNRERGFEAEAYVANTNSDLFHHPSCKWVERIGNRNRVVFNTRAEALANNFRPCRACQPEVEEENDEPSLTGAATQEMKEIVAY, encoded by the coding sequence ATGCAGATCAAAAGATTTGAGGCACGAGATATGGCAGAGGCCCTGAAAATGATCAAGCGGGAATTTGGGCCTCAGGCGGTTATTCTTTCGGCCAGGGACGTCACCAAGGGGAAAGGCGTCCTTGGGTTGCTGAGAAGCCCTGGCGTGGAGGTGACCGCGGCGACCGACACTCCCCATGGAAATGGAAAGCCCAAAATGGAATACTTTGCGGCCAGGAAATGGACGCTTCAAAAGGGCCGGTCCGCGGGTGCAGGTCACAAAGATCAATCGGACACCGGGGCGTCCCGTCAACTGAACCTTGGACAGAGAGAGCGGATGAAAAGGATCCAGCCTTCCGACCCGGCGAAGCCGCATTTTCGCAGAAACGACAACCTCATCCGATTTCTCAATCTCTATGAGGAATTGCTGAAACAGGGTGTGGAAGAAACCATTGCCTCCGGTTTGATTGAAAGTCTCAGAGAGGAGATAGCCTCAGAAAAGGTGTTGGGGGACGCTGAGGTCAAGGGGCATCTGAAGGACCAGCTCAAGGAGCTGGGAGTGACGGACCGCATCCATAAAATGGGTGCCGAGAAGCATCGCATTGTGGTCCTTGTGGGACCGACCGGCGTTGGGAAAACAACGACCATGGCCAAAATGGCCGTGAGCGAGACTTTTCAGAATGGGAAAAAGATAGCACTCATCACCCTCAATGATCATCGAATCGGGGCCGCGGCGCAGATGGAAGCCTATGGGAACATCCTGGACGTGCCCGTAGCCGCTGTGTCGAACCAGAAGGAACTCAAGGGATGTCTGAAAAGGTTCAGGGATAAAGATCTCATCCTGATTGATACGCCCGGAATCAGTCACCATGACATATATGAAATTAATGAGCTGAAGGCGCTTTTGGAGGGGCTTGATTCTTTAGAGATCCATCTCTTGGCGGCGGCCGGAACTAAAGGCAAGGATTTTGAATCCATTTTCAATAAATTCAATATGCTTCATATCGATTGGCTGCTGTTTACAAAAATCGATGAGACGATTGAATATGGATCCATGCTGAATGCCGTGGTGCACGCAAAGCTCCCGGTGTCTTACTTTGCGAACGGACAGGAGATCCCGGAAAATATTGAAGAAGGATCGGTGGATCGCCTGATAGGCCTATTATGTGCAGGACAGAAAAAAAGGCGTGCACACGGATTGAAGCAATTGCCTGAAGAGAACTCCCGGACGCTCGAATGGAACCGAGAGAGAGGGTTTGAAGCCGAGGCATATGTGGCCAACACGAATTCTGATCTTTTTCACCATCCTTCCTGCAAATGGGTGGAAAGAATCGGCAACCGAAACAGGGTCGTTTTTAATACCCGGGCCGAAGCGTTGGCAAACAATTTTCGTCCTTGCAGGGCGTGTCAACCCGAAGTTGAAGAAGAAAATGATGAACCGTCATTGACGGGGGCCGCAACCCAAGAAATGAAAGAAATCGTCGCTTACTGA
- the flhA gene encoding flagellar biosynthesis protein FlhA translates to MAIPNQASHSVNIPFLTKNSEVIASIGVVGIVVLMVMPLPAVVLDLLLSFNITFALTILLVGTYLLRPLDFSSFPSVLLIATLFRLSLNIASTRIILLHGSEGPAAAGNVIKAFGGFVVGGNYVVGAIVFMVLVLINLMVITKGSGRIGEVAARFTLDAMPGKQMSIDADLNAGLIDEAEAKSRRREISREADFYGAMDGASKFVKGDAIAGIIITLINIVGGLAIGVLQNGMGFADAAQTYTLLTVGDGLVTQIPALMISTAAGIVVSRAGSESALGHEVISQILTEPRALIVASAVLFGFAMVPGLPTVPFLALSAVAGGVAYVVTKTRKADTAKARDTEVAESKRRTPARVEAVPPVDVMAMEVGYGLIPLVDVDQGGQFMERVKSTREQMARDMGIIVPPIHIQDNMKLKPNAYSILLRGNEVASGELMKNHLLAMNPGTTTEKINGISTTEPTYGLPAVWIKEKDREDVLAKGYTVVDLATVLITHVSDVIRHHSHECLGRQEVQKFLDNLKVTNPKVIEELIPNLLPIGAVVRVLQNLLKEQISIRDLLTILETLADWAPVIKDPDLLTEYVRQALRRTITALYQSPDGDISVITLDQQLEKTIADALQQTDQGQFLPLEPHLAQKIIANLSENMERFSELNRHPVVLCSPQIRPHFKRLVERFVPDLAVLSYNEIVSSAKIQSIGTVKV, encoded by the coding sequence ATGGCAATACCCAATCAGGCAAGTCATTCAGTGAATATTCCATTTCTGACCAAGAACAGCGAGGTCATCGCCTCCATAGGCGTTGTGGGCATTGTGGTCTTGATGGTGATGCCCCTGCCGGCGGTTGTCCTGGATCTCCTGCTGTCATTCAATATCACCTTTGCCCTGACCATTCTGCTGGTAGGCACGTATCTGTTGCGACCATTGGACTTCTCATCGTTTCCATCGGTGCTTCTGATCGCCACATTGTTCAGGCTCTCTCTTAATATCGCCTCGACCCGGATAATTCTGCTGCACGGCAGCGAGGGGCCTGCAGCAGCCGGAAATGTGATAAAGGCCTTTGGCGGGTTTGTGGTAGGCGGCAATTATGTGGTAGGCGCTATTGTTTTCATGGTCCTTGTCCTCATCAATTTGATGGTCATCACCAAGGGATCGGGGCGGATCGGCGAAGTGGCAGCCCGATTTACCCTGGATGCCATGCCCGGCAAGCAGATGAGCATCGATGCCGACCTGAATGCAGGACTCATTGACGAGGCAGAGGCAAAGTCCCGGCGTCGCGAAATTTCCAGGGAGGCTGATTTTTACGGAGCCATGGACGGCGCCAGTAAGTTTGTAAAGGGGGATGCCATTGCGGGGATCATCATCACGCTTATTAATATCGTGGGGGGACTTGCCATCGGGGTCCTGCAAAACGGGATGGGGTTTGCCGACGCAGCCCAGACCTATACCCTCCTGACAGTAGGCGACGGGCTGGTTACCCAGATCCCCGCGCTGATGATATCCACTGCAGCCGGTATTGTGGTCAGCAGGGCCGGCTCTGAATCCGCACTGGGACACGAGGTGATATCCCAGATCCTGACCGAGCCCCGGGCGTTGATCGTTGCTTCTGCAGTGCTCTTTGGTTTTGCAATGGTTCCGGGACTTCCGACGGTCCCTTTTCTGGCGCTATCGGCGGTCGCCGGAGGTGTTGCATACGTGGTAACCAAAACCAGAAAGGCTGATACGGCGAAGGCCAGAGACACTGAAGTGGCCGAATCGAAGAGAAGGACCCCTGCGCGGGTGGAAGCGGTTCCCCCGGTAGATGTGATGGCTATGGAGGTGGGGTATGGGCTTATTCCCCTGGTGGATGTGGATCAGGGTGGACAATTCATGGAGCGGGTTAAATCCACCAGGGAGCAGATGGCTCGGGACATGGGCATTATTGTTCCCCCCATTCATATTCAGGATAACATGAAGCTGAAACCCAATGCATATTCCATTCTGCTGAGGGGGAACGAGGTGGCCAGCGGGGAATTGATGAAGAACCACCTTTTGGCGATGAACCCCGGCACCACCACTGAAAAAATTAATGGAATCTCCACAACAGAGCCCACCTACGGTCTTCCGGCCGTCTGGATCAAAGAAAAGGACAGGGAGGATGTGCTGGCCAAGGGATATACGGTGGTTGATCTGGCTACTGTCCTGATAACGCATGTCTCCGACGTCATCCGGCATCATTCACACGAATGTCTGGGAAGACAGGAGGTCCAAAAGTTCCTGGACAATCTGAAGGTTACGAATCCCAAGGTCATTGAAGAACTGATACCCAATTTGCTCCCTATCGGGGCGGTGGTCCGTGTGCTGCAGAATCTTCTCAAAGAGCAGATCTCAATCCGGGATCTGCTGACGATCTTGGAGACACTGGCGGATTGGGCACCGGTGATTAAGGATCCGGATCTCTTAACCGAATACGTCCGCCAGGCATTGAGAAGAACCATCACCGCACTTTATCAGTCTCCCGACGGGGATATCTCCGTGATCACACTCGATCAACAGCTGGAGAAGACCATCGCAGATGCCCTTCAGCAGACCGATCAGGGACAATTTTTACCCCTGGAGCCACATCTGGCGCAAAAGATTATAGCAAACCTCAGCGAGAACATGGAAAGATTTTCAGAACTCAACAGACACCCCGTGGTCTTGTGCTCACCGCAAATCCGCCCCCATTTCAAGAGGCTTGTGGAACGGTTTGTCCCGGATTTAGCGGTCCTATCATACAATGAGATCGTCAGCAGTGCTAAAATTCAATCCATTGGAACAGTGAAGGTGTGA
- the flhB gene encoding flagellar biosynthesis protein FlhB: MPQKGDQEKTEKPTSKRLQEARKKGQVTKSPEVSSALILIGSLGVMAFAGAWMFWTLTKFMHGIFGNLGTIHIQGDSAATFLLEVFEQVFILIIPLMGILLIVGIGANLIQVGFLFTLEPFVPKLSKFNPISGMKNLISLKSLVELLKSMLKILLIGGIAYAVIMGEIEMLPSLMAMSVGQIMSFIGTASLKILLYVALAMLVMAVLDFIYQKWQYTKDLMMTKQEIKDEWKQAEGDPRIKGKIRQAQKEMAMRRMMQAVPDADVIITNPTHLAIALKYNAEEMVAPQVVAKGAAFVAERIKEIGLENGVPTVENKPLAQVLYKTCEIGETIPDSLYRAVAEILAYVYRLRRMGNSG; this comes from the coding sequence ATGCCCCAGAAAGGCGACCAAGAAAAGACTGAAAAACCGACTTCCAAGCGACTCCAGGAGGCCAGAAAGAAAGGTCAGGTGACAAAAAGCCCGGAGGTGTCATCTGCCCTGATACTCATCGGTTCCTTGGGGGTGATGGCCTTCGCAGGGGCCTGGATGTTCTGGACCCTCACCAAGTTCATGCACGGGATTTTCGGAAATCTCGGCACGATTCACATCCAGGGAGACTCTGCGGCCACGTTTTTATTGGAGGTTTTTGAACAGGTTTTCATCCTTATTATTCCCCTGATGGGGATCCTCTTGATTGTGGGAATTGGGGCCAACCTTATTCAGGTGGGGTTTCTGTTTACACTGGAGCCCTTTGTTCCCAAATTATCCAAATTCAATCCGATTTCAGGCATGAAGAATCTTATTTCCTTGAAATCGTTGGTTGAACTCCTTAAATCGATGTTAAAAATTCTTCTCATCGGCGGCATTGCCTATGCCGTCATTATGGGAGAAATAGAGATGCTCCCTTCGCTCATGGCCATGAGCGTAGGCCAGATTATGTCCTTTATTGGGACGGCTTCCCTGAAGATCCTTCTTTATGTGGCCTTGGCCATGCTTGTCATGGCGGTTCTGGATTTCATCTATCAGAAATGGCAATACACCAAAGACCTCATGATGACAAAGCAGGAAATCAAGGACGAATGGAAGCAGGCTGAAGGCGATCCACGGATCAAGGGCAAAATCAGACAGGCCCAGAAGGAAATGGCCATGCGGCGCATGATGCAGGCGGTCCCGGATGCGGATGTGATCATTACCAACCCTACCCATTTGGCCATCGCCCTTAAATACAACGCGGAAGAGATGGTCGCCCCCCAGGTGGTGGCAAAAGGGGCGGCGTTTGTTGCTGAAAGGATCAAGGAAATCGGTCTGGAAAACGGGGTTCCGACCGTTGAAAATAAACCCTTGGCGCAGGTTCTCTATAAAACCTGCGAGATAGGGGAGACAATCCCGGACTCCCTTTACCGTGCAGTGGCAGAGATACTGGCCTATGTCTACCGGTTGCGCAGGATGGGCAATTCGGGGTGA
- the fliR gene encoding flagellar biosynthetic protein FliR produces MAYFNVSLTEVQLFLLIFLRVGAILLTLPIFGSASIPAAFKVGLSFAVALLLYPILNLEEFPVQLSILPLSLGMISEIMLGVIIGLSVRMVFAGVQLAGQLVGFQMGLAMANVMDPSTSEQLPLLGELNNIFAILIFLTINAHHWFLHAVADSFRLVPPFAFHFSNSLMEQLVSLGGDMFVIAIKVGAPVIAALFLMSVAFGVAARTVPQMNIFFVAMPIQILVGLLFIGFSLPYLLSFLKTVFTGLEMTILYLLKAM; encoded by the coding sequence ATGGCATATTTCAATGTCTCATTGACGGAGGTACAGTTATTTCTACTCATCTTTTTAAGGGTTGGCGCAATATTGCTCACCCTGCCGATATTCGGAAGCGCGAGCATCCCCGCTGCATTCAAGGTCGGGCTGTCATTCGCCGTCGCTCTGCTTCTGTATCCCATATTGAATCTGGAGGAATTTCCGGTTCAACTGAGTATCCTCCCCTTGAGTTTAGGAATGATCAGCGAAATTATGCTGGGCGTCATCATCGGGCTGTCTGTCAGGATGGTTTTTGCAGGGGTGCAGCTGGCAGGACAGTTGGTGGGATTCCAGATGGGCCTGGCCATGGCCAACGTTATGGATCCCTCCACCAGCGAGCAACTTCCGCTCCTTGGTGAACTCAACAACATCTTTGCGATATTGATCTTTCTGACCATCAATGCGCATCACTGGTTTCTTCATGCCGTGGCGGACAGCTTTCGGCTGGTGCCCCCATTTGCCTTTCATTTCAGCAACTCACTGATGGAGCAGTTGGTAAGTCTAGGGGGCGATATGTTTGTCATCGCCATCAAAGTGGGGGCCCCCGTGATAGCGGCCCTGTTTCTCATGAGCGTGGCCTTTGGCGTAGCGGCCCGAACCGTCCCTCAGATGAATATCTTTTTTGTGGCAATGCCTATACAGATCCTCGTGGGGCTGTTGTTCATAGGCTTTTCACTTCCCTATCTGTTATCCTTCCTGAAGACGGTTTTTACGGGCCTGGAAATGACTATTTTGTATCTCCTCAAGGCCATGTAA
- the fliQ gene encoding flagellar biosynthesis protein FliQ, with amino-acid sequence MSPDFVTGFFIEALKIAMLLAAPMLGAGLIVGLLVSMFQAATQINEMTLVFIPKMLAVGVALLIFFPWMLEVVIDFTQNIFLNIPTFAR; translated from the coding sequence GTGAGTCCTGATTTCGTAACCGGTTTCTTCATAGAGGCCCTGAAGATCGCCATGCTGTTGGCTGCGCCGATGCTGGGCGCCGGCCTGATCGTAGGCCTTCTGGTGAGTATGTTTCAGGCCGCCACACAGATCAATGAAATGACCTTGGTGTTCATACCCAAGATGCTGGCAGTCGGGGTTGCGCTCCTGATTTTTTTCCCATGGATGCTTGAGGTCGTTATCGATTTTACACAGAATATTTTTTTAAACATTCCCACTTTTGCCCGCTGA
- the fliP gene encoding flagellar type III secretion system pore protein FliP (The bacterial flagellar biogenesis protein FliP forms a type III secretion system (T3SS)-type pore required for flagellar assembly.), protein MALAAIPDTVCWGATPPGGMSLLNIGLDRTGSNDQVSVVLQIFLLLTVLSLAPAILITLTSFTRIVIVLSLLRRALGTMQSPPNQIIIGLSLFLTIFIMTPVWTEVNQNAIQPYMEKRISNEEALDAAIIPLRKFMIKQTREKDMALFVDIAGVERPKSVEDVPTMVLIPSFIISELKTAFQIGMLLYVPFLVIDMVVASVLLSMGMMMLPPIMVSLPFKLMLFVLADGWYLIVGSVVKSFE, encoded by the coding sequence ATGGCCCTTGCCGCCATCCCGGACACGGTGTGCTGGGGGGCAACCCCGCCAGGGGGGATGTCTCTTCTAAACATCGGTTTGGACAGGACCGGAAGCAACGATCAGGTATCGGTTGTCCTTCAAATCTTTCTTCTGCTAACCGTATTATCCCTGGCCCCTGCAATCCTTATCACCCTCACCTCCTTTACGCGCATAGTGATCGTCCTCTCCCTTCTCAGGAGGGCGTTGGGGACGATGCAGAGCCCCCCGAACCAGATTATTATAGGATTGTCGCTCTTTCTCACCATTTTCATCATGACGCCTGTCTGGACGGAGGTTAACCAGAATGCGATCCAGCCTTACATGGAAAAGCGGATCAGCAATGAAGAGGCATTGGACGCTGCAATCATCCCTCTGAGAAAATTCATGATAAAGCAGACCAGGGAGAAGGATATGGCCCTGTTTGTGGATATCGCAGGGGTGGAACGACCCAAAAGTGTGGAGGATGTGCCGACAATGGTACTGATCCCCTCCTTTATCATCAGTGAGCTGAAGACGGCGTTTCAGATAGGCATGCTCCTGTATGTCCCGTTCCTTGTGATTGATATGGTTGTCGCAAGCGTCCTTCTTTCCATGGGGATGATGATGCTCCCGCCTATCATGGTGTCACTCCCTTTTAAATTGATGTTGTTTGTTCTGGCCGATGGTTGGTACTTGATTGTCGGATCAGTGGTAAAAAGCTTTGAATAA